In a genomic window of uncultured Flavobacterium sp.:
- a CDS encoding response regulator has translation MVLIVDDIKANIIALKKTLELHNIDVDTAESGEEALKKILKTNYCLIIMDVQMPGLDGFEVVKILSGNKRTKDIPVIFLSALNIEKKYIFKGYETGAVEYITKPVDTDLLMLKVKTFIKIYEQQNELKGIKDLLSKEIKIRKEAQDNLEIKIAERTKELVLKNEELEMKNHELQQFSWVVSHDLNEPIRKIQIFIKIIKELYLADDAKAVDYVDRTIKSAERMQTLITDLLAYSRLSSQVKPEVTDLNVVLQEVLSDFDYLIERKNATIKTSELPTIDSIPSQLRQVFQNLIGNALKFSGNAEHPLIEITSELISNKSFDSPTSPEGKFCRIIVKDNGIGFDEIYLDRIFIIFQSLNDRQSYEGTGIGLAIAKKIIEKHNGLITAKSQIGKGASFIIILPLKYE, from the coding sequence ATGGTATTAATCGTAGATGATATAAAGGCAAATATTATTGCCTTAAAAAAAACGTTAGAACTGCATAATATCGATGTAGACACTGCCGAGTCGGGTGAAGAAGCCCTGAAGAAAATCCTCAAAACAAACTATTGCTTAATCATAATGGATGTTCAGATGCCTGGACTTGATGGTTTTGAGGTTGTAAAAATTCTGTCTGGCAACAAACGAACAAAAGATATTCCGGTTATATTTCTTTCGGCGCTTAATATCGAAAAGAAATACATCTTCAAGGGATATGAAACCGGTGCGGTCGAATACATTACAAAGCCTGTAGATACTGATTTGCTGATGTTGAAAGTAAAGACATTCATTAAGATTTACGAACAGCAAAACGAATTAAAAGGCATAAAAGACCTTCTTTCTAAAGAAATCAAAATTAGAAAAGAAGCTCAGGATAATCTCGAAATCAAAATCGCTGAAAGAACCAAAGAACTGGTTTTGAAAAACGAAGAATTAGAGATGAAAAATCATGAACTACAACAATTTTCCTGGGTAGTTTCGCATGATTTGAATGAACCAATCCGAAAAATTCAAATCTTTATAAAAATAATCAAAGAACTTTATCTTGCCGATGACGCAAAAGCGGTTGATTATGTTGACCGAACGATTAAATCTGCGGAAAGAATGCAGACTTTAATTACTGATCTTTTGGCATATTCGAGATTATCATCGCAGGTAAAACCTGAAGTTACGGACCTGAATGTTGTTTTGCAGGAAGTACTTTCGGATTTTGATTATTTGATCGAAAGAAAAAATGCTACGATAAAAACCAGCGAATTGCCTACAATAGATAGTATTCCGAGTCAATTGAGGCAGGTTTTTCAGAATTTGATTGGAAATGCTCTGAAATTCTCCGGAAACGCTGAACATCCGTTGATCGAAATTACTTCTGAATTGATTTCAAATAAATCATTTGACAGTCCAACTTCCCCGGAAGGGAAATTTTGCCGAATCATAGTAAAAGATAACGGAATTGGTTTTGATGAAATTTATCTGGATCGAATATTTATCATTTTCCAGAGTTTAAACGATCGTCAATCTTATGAAGGAACGGGAATTGGTCTGGCTATAGCCAAAAAAATAATCGAAAAACATAACGGATTAATCACAGCAAAAAGTCAAATAGGAAAGGGCGCAAGCTTTATTATAATATTGCCTTTGAAATATGAATAA
- a CDS encoding response regulator has product MKSNFKRNLLISSSVSLLVLMISSTASFLSIKSLLSSNFWVNHTQEVIYNLNEGSAIITEAQTSMRGYLITGDEQFVERYNDAEIKSNGYFEKVTELTVDNESQQKELKELKELRASFFKYLNNQIVKKRLGKNNVVFDLNEGRNMMNDLRANIRRIESTEQSLLKERNENSERYGTYSIVLIIVAFIIAFLISIVFLIRILKDFNERALLQSELEKKDRETEERIEVISSIASNISTGNYDIRVDDTKSDALGSVGESLNNMGVSLKSSFDLLSQKEWLQTGIASLNKVMLGDKTLQILSKDVIEFVCQYTNSSAGVLYILEDNELFVSGGYSYIPSKNRERIRKGEGLIGQAITSGKILELKTLSPDDIQINYALGQIKPTHIVAIPLIDNRSEGALELASIYGFSELHLEFLKMVSNNIGIAIKSTQNRKRVMELLEETKAQSEELQQQHSELEAINAELEAQTEKLQASEEELRVQQEELEQTNEELSERSVLLEEKNNEIQKKSEALELTTRYKSEFLANMSHELRTPLNSILLLSRLLSENNNKSMVAEEIEFAKVIQSSGNSLLGLIDEILDLSKIEAGKMELEFLDVSTKEITDNLWNLFNLVAKEKGITFEIISKDAPIVIKTDKMRLEQILKNLISNAIKFTEKGTVSLEIKINTDDDKIICFIVKDTGIGIPLDKQPLVFEAFQQADGSTKRKYGGTGLGLSISRELAKLLRGEIILHSKVKEGSTFTLCLPVFGSAITKINVDKIPPTEFTEVEAEEKPTTKNKYLSATIPDEIEDDRDSIKAGDKVILIVEDDINFAKSLLAFTRKKGYKGVVSVRGDYALNFTLLYRPVGVLLDIELPIKSGWEVLEELKNHVETKHIPVHIMSSHKLKQESLLKGAVDFLDKPVAFDKIPDVFLRIEHIINKEAQKVLIIEDNPKHAKALAFFLETYNINSEIKSEVSQGLEALNKTEIDCVILDMGIPDKHAYEILEGVKKSPGLENLPVIVFTGKSLSLKEEVKIKKYADSIIVKTAHSYQRMLDEVSLFLHLVEDKKDVKDKKESYKKLNLLNNILHEKKVLIVDDDVRNIYSLTKALEVFKMNVITAFDGKEAIKILAEHPDTDVVLLDMMMPNMDGYETAEKIRTMPKFLNLPVIAVTAKAMTGDREKCIKAGASDYITKPVDIDQLLSLLRVWLYDKI; this is encoded by the coding sequence ATGAAGAGTAATTTTAAAAGGAATTTATTAATAAGCTCCTCCGTTTCCTTACTGGTTTTGATGATCAGTTCTACGGCTTCTTTTTTGAGCATTAAAAGCTTATTAAGCAGTAATTTTTGGGTAAACCATACTCAGGAAGTGATTTATAACCTGAACGAAGGTTCGGCGATTATTACTGAGGCTCAAACAAGTATGCGTGGTTATTTAATAACCGGAGATGAGCAATTTGTAGAAAGATACAATGATGCTGAAATAAAATCTAACGGTTATTTTGAAAAAGTAACAGAGCTTACTGTTGATAATGAATCGCAGCAAAAGGAGCTTAAAGAGCTAAAAGAACTTCGTGCCAGTTTCTTTAAATACCTGAATAATCAAATCGTCAAAAAGCGATTGGGCAAGAACAACGTTGTGTTTGATCTCAATGAAGGGCGAAATATGATGAATGATTTGCGTGCGAATATTAGAAGAATTGAAAGCACAGAACAAAGCCTTTTAAAAGAAAGAAACGAAAATTCTGAGCGTTACGGAACGTATAGTATTGTTTTGATTATTGTTGCTTTTATTATTGCGTTTTTGATTTCGATTGTTTTTTTAATTCGCATTTTAAAAGATTTTAATGAACGTGCTTTACTTCAAAGTGAATTGGAGAAAAAAGATCGCGAAACGGAAGAAAGAATCGAAGTAATTAGCAGTATTGCAAGTAATATTTCGACTGGAAACTATGACATTCGCGTAGACGATACTAAATCTGATGCTTTGGGAAGCGTTGGTGAATCACTGAATAATATGGGAGTTTCGTTAAAAAGCTCTTTCGATTTATTATCTCAAAAAGAATGGCTTCAAACTGGTATTGCCAGTCTAAATAAAGTAATGTTGGGCGATAAAACGCTGCAAATACTATCAAAAGATGTTATTGAATTTGTTTGTCAATATACCAATAGCAGCGCGGGAGTTTTGTATATTCTTGAAGATAACGAGCTTTTTGTTTCGGGCGGATATAGTTATATTCCAAGCAAAAACAGAGAACGTATTCGAAAAGGCGAAGGATTAATTGGTCAGGCGATTACTTCCGGAAAAATATTAGAATTAAAGACTTTATCTCCGGATGATATTCAGATAAATTATGCTTTAGGACAAATAAAACCAACTCATATTGTGGCAATTCCGTTAATAGATAACAGAAGTGAAGGCGCACTTGAATTGGCTAGTATTTATGGTTTTTCGGAGTTGCATTTGGAGTTTTTAAAAATGGTTTCGAACAATATCGGAATCGCGATTAAATCGACTCAAAACAGAAAAAGAGTGATGGAATTGTTAGAAGAAACCAAAGCTCAATCTGAGGAACTTCAGCAACAACATAGCGAATTGGAAGCTATTAACGCCGAATTGGAAGCACAAACGGAGAAACTTCAGGCTTCTGAAGAAGAACTTAGAGTGCAACAAGAAGAGTTGGAGCAAACGAATGAAGAATTATCTGAAAGAAGTGTTTTATTGGAAGAAAAAAACAATGAAATTCAGAAGAAATCAGAAGCTTTGGAACTTACGACACGTTACAAATCAGAGTTTTTGGCGAATATGTCTCATGAATTAAGAACGCCTTTGAATTCGATTTTGCTTTTGAGCCGTTTGCTTTCTGAAAATAATAACAAAAGCATGGTTGCTGAGGAAATTGAATTTGCAAAAGTGATTCAGAGTTCCGGAAACAGTTTATTGGGCTTAATTGATGAAATTTTGGATTTATCTAAAATTGAAGCAGGAAAAATGGAGCTTGAATTCCTTGACGTTTCTACAAAAGAAATCACTGATAATTTGTGGAATTTGTTCAATCTAGTGGCAAAAGAGAAAGGAATTACATTCGAAATTATTTCTAAAGACGCACCAATTGTTATTAAAACAGACAAAATGCGTTTGGAACAAATTTTGAAAAACCTGATTTCGAACGCAATTAAATTCACAGAAAAAGGTACGGTAAGTTTAGAAATTAAAATCAATACTGACGACGATAAAATCATTTGCTTTATTGTAAAAGATACTGGAATCGGAATTCCGTTAGACAAACAACCTTTGGTTTTCGAAGCTTTTCAACAAGCTGACGGTTCTACAAAACGTAAATATGGCGGAACTGGTTTAGGATTATCAATCAGTAGAGAATTGGCAAAACTGCTTAGAGGAGAAATTATTCTGCACAGTAAAGTCAAAGAAGGAAGTACGTTTACATTGTGTCTTCCGGTGTTTGGATCTGCGATTACTAAAATTAATGTCGATAAAATTCCTCCAACAGAATTTACTGAAGTTGAAGCTGAAGAAAAACCTACGACTAAAAATAAGTATTTAAGCGCTACGATTCCTGATGAAATCGAAGACGACAGAGATTCTATTAAAGCAGGTGATAAAGTTATTTTGATTGTTGAAGATGATATCAATTTCGCAAAATCACTTTTGGCTTTCACCAGAAAAAAAGGTTATAAAGGCGTTGTTTCCGTGCGAGGCGATTATGCTTTGAATTTTACATTGCTTTATAGACCTGTTGGCGTTCTATTGGATATCGAATTACCAATAAAAAGCGGTTGGGAAGTTCTGGAAGAATTAAAAAATCATGTCGAAACCAAGCATATTCCGGTTCATATTATGTCTTCGCATAAATTGAAACAGGAAAGTTTGCTAAAAGGCGCCGTAGATTTCTTAGACAAACCGGTTGCTTTTGACAAAATTCCGGATGTGTTTTTGAGAATCGAACATATTATAAATAAAGAAGCTCAAAAGGTTTTGATTATCGAAGATAATCCAAAACATGCAAAAGCATTGGCTTTTTTCTTAGAAACTTATAATATTAATTCGGAGATAAAAAGCGAGGTTTCTCAAGGTTTAGAAGCTTTAAATAAAACCGAAATTGATTGTGTAATTCTCGATATGGGAATTCCGGATAAACACGCTTATGAGATTTTGGAAGGTGTGAAGAAAAGCCCTGGATTAGAGAATCTTCCGGTAATTGTGTTTACAGGAAAAAGTTTATCGCTGAAAGAAGAGGTGAAAATTAAGAAATATGCGGATTCTATTATCGTAAAAACGGCGCATTCGTACCAAAGAATGCTTGACGAAGTTTCGCTTTTCCTTCATTTAGTCGAAGATAAAAAAGACGTAAAAGACAAAAAGGAAAGTTATAAAAAGCTAAATTTACTGAACAATATTCTACACGAGAAAAAAGTCTTGATTGTAGACGACGATGTTCGTAATATTTATTCGCTGACAAAAGCATTAGAAGTTTTTAAAATGAATGTTATCACGGCTTTTGATGGTAAAGAAGCGATTAAAATATTGGCTGAACATCCTGATACTGATGTTGTTTTGCTTGATATGATGATGCCAAATATGGACGGTTATGAAACGGCAGAAAAAATAAGAACGATGCCTAAATTCTTAAACCTGCCTGTAATTGCTGTTACGGCAAAAGCGATGACGGGAGATCGAGAAAAATGCATTAAAGCTGGAGCTTCAGATTATATTACAAAACCTGTTGATATTGATCAGTTGCTGTCGTTATTGCGAGTTTGGCTTTATGATAAGATTTAA
- a CDS encoding response regulator codes for MNKKRLLIIDDDSRNIFALENTLRAKSFDCLSCLSAEEALKLLESDEIIDGVLIDMMMPEMDGYEAIPLIKKIPSRESTFVVAVTAQAMVGDKEKCLEAGADEYISKPVDVDKLLLILSKI; via the coding sequence ATGAATAAAAAAAGACTCTTAATTATTGATGATGATTCTAGAAATATTTTTGCTTTAGAAAACACTTTACGTGCAAAGTCATTCGATTGTTTGTCTTGTTTAAGTGCTGAGGAAGCTTTGAAATTATTAGAATCTGATGAAATCATAGATGGTGTTTTAATCGATATGATGATGCCGGAAATGGATGGTTATGAAGCTATTCCGTTAATAAAAAAGATTCCGTCAAGAGAATCCACTTTTGTAGTTGCGGTAACTGCTCAGGCGATGGTAGGCGATAAAGAAAAATGTTTGGAAGCGGGAGCAGACGAATATATTTCTAAACCCGTTGATGTAGATAAATTACTGCTTATTTTGAGCAAAATTTGA
- a CDS encoding protein-glutamate O-methyltransferase CheR, translating to MIEDIELETLINDVYEYYGFDFGSYSRASLKRRVTRVIQLDGFKHFHEFLSKVRYDPEYYKRMVDEITVNVTEMFRDPAFYAVVRKEILPLLGTKPFIRLWHAGCSTGEEVYSMAIMLKEAGLLHKSLLYATDINATVLETAKKGIFPLRMMKEYSENYRNAGGQEDFSSYYIANYGIAKFNEELAEKMVFSQHNLVSDTSFNEFDMILCRNVLIYFDNDLQKRVINLFDESLAVLGFLALGTKETIKYSIDTGKYKQLDKEKIWRKVK from the coding sequence ATGATTGAGGATATCGAGTTAGAAACGCTTATTAATGATGTTTACGAATATTATGGTTTTGACTTTGGAAGTTACTCCAGAGCTTCCTTAAAAAGGCGCGTTACCAGAGTAATTCAGTTAGATGGATTTAAACATTTTCATGAATTTCTTTCCAAAGTTCGGTATGATCCGGAATATTATAAAAGAATGGTAGACGAAATCACGGTCAATGTGACGGAAATGTTTCGTGATCCTGCTTTTTATGCTGTTGTGCGCAAGGAGATTTTACCATTATTAGGTACAAAACCCTTTATACGATTATGGCACGCAGGTTGTTCTACGGGCGAAGAAGTATATTCGATGGCAATTATGCTCAAAGAAGCCGGTTTACTTCATAAATCACTGCTTTATGCAACTGATATAAATGCTACGGTTTTAGAAACCGCCAAAAAAGGTATTTTCCCTTTGCGAATGATGAAAGAATACTCAGAGAATTATCGTAATGCGGGCGGACAAGAAGACTTTTCGAGTTATTATATTGCCAATTATGGTATCGCTAAGTTTAATGAAGAACTGGCAGAAAAAATGGTTTTCTCACAACATAATTTGGTTTCCGATACTTCATTCAATGAATTTGATATGATTTTATGCCGAAATGTTTTGATTTATTTTGATAATGATCTTCAAAAAAGAGTTATTAATTTATTCGATGAAAGTTTGGCTGTTTTAGGATTTTTAGCGCTTGGAACAAAGGAAACTATTAAGTATTCGATTGATACGGGCAAATACAAACAGCTGGATAAAGAGAAAATATGGAGGAAAGTAAAATAA
- a CDS encoding SDR family oxidoreductase — protein MKKIKTFPEQKQELPGHEYKMNPEPEIIRENYVGSGKLLGKVAFITGGDSGIGRSIAVHFAREGANIAIVYLKEDKDALKTKELIEKEGQQCLLISGDLKDEKFCKSAVKTCHSFFKKLNILVNNAAIQFPQNEIEKITAAQLHKTFETNIYPYFYITKAALAFLKEGDTIINTSSVTAYRGSEHLADYASTKGAIVSFTKSLSTMLVKRQIRVNGVAPGPIWTPLIVATFDNLADFGKNNPMERAGQPSEVAPAYVFLACEDSSYITGQFIHINGGELVSG, from the coding sequence ATGAAAAAAATAAAGACATTCCCAGAACAAAAACAAGAACTTCCGGGTCATGAATATAAAATGAATCCCGAACCCGAAATTATTAGAGAAAACTACGTTGGAAGCGGAAAACTTCTGGGAAAAGTTGCTTTTATAACTGGCGGTGACAGCGGAATTGGCCGAAGTATTGCTGTACATTTTGCAAGAGAAGGTGCTAATATTGCGATTGTTTATCTAAAAGAAGACAAAGATGCCTTGAAAACAAAGGAACTTATAGAAAAAGAAGGTCAGCAATGTTTGCTAATAAGCGGCGATTTAAAAGACGAGAAATTCTGTAAAAGTGCTGTGAAAACCTGCCATTCTTTCTTTAAAAAATTAAATATTCTGGTGAATAATGCGGCGATACAATTTCCGCAAAACGAAATCGAAAAAATAACCGCTGCACAACTACATAAAACGTTCGAAACCAATATTTATCCCTATTTCTATATTACAAAAGCTGCATTGGCTTTTCTAAAAGAAGGCGATACTATTATCAATACAAGTTCGGTCACAGCGTATCGTGGCAGCGAACATCTGGCTGATTATGCAAGTACAAAAGGCGCGATTGTGAGTTTTACAAAATCATTATCTACAATGTTAGTCAAAAGGCAAATACGTGTAAATGGCGTTGCTCCCGGGCCAATATGGACACCTTTGATTGTTGCTACTTTCGATAATTTAGCAGATTTCGGAAAAAACAATCCTATGGAAAGAGCCGGTCAACCTTCAGAAGTTGCTCCAGCTTATGTGTTTCTCGCGTGCGAAGACAGTAGTTATATCACCGGACAATTTATACATATAAATGGCGGAGAATTGGTGAGTGGATGA
- a CDS encoding porin family protein, translating into MKKGLLLLFALLCFAPAHSQVLISLIFGNKLNSPFLEFGLEGGINLSTISGLDTSGTEPGFNLGFYFDIRSHKNPEWMINTGVIVKSPMGAHGLPVYSLNDANLDNTFANGSVNRELRYFNVPILIKYQFKNGIYFKTGPQFGLLAKAFDEIKQEYDKDDVIYKKNIRDQIRVIDAGVALGAGYHMNIGNGLNFTVQYYYGLVPVMKGDGPNVYNRSLYITAGIPIGKGKAAQRRADKEAELNKVILPSDEAPQPKK; encoded by the coding sequence ATGAAAAAAGGTTTATTATTGCTTTTTGCACTGCTTTGCTTTGCTCCTGCTCATTCGCAAGTTTTAATTTCCTTGATTTTTGGAAATAAACTGAATTCGCCATTTCTGGAATTTGGTTTAGAAGGCGGTATTAATCTCTCCACGATTTCTGGTTTGGATACTTCGGGCACAGAACCAGGTTTTAATCTTGGTTTTTATTTTGATATTCGATCTCATAAAAATCCCGAATGGATGATTAATACTGGCGTGATCGTAAAATCGCCAATGGGTGCGCATGGATTGCCTGTATATTCGTTAAACGATGCAAATCTGGATAATACGTTTGCCAACGGAAGTGTTAATCGTGAATTACGCTATTTTAATGTGCCTATTTTAATAAAGTACCAATTCAAAAACGGAATTTACTTTAAAACCGGACCTCAATTTGGTTTATTAGCCAAAGCTTTTGATGAAATCAAGCAAGAATATGATAAAGATGATGTGATTTATAAAAAGAATATCCGAGATCAAATTCGTGTTATCGACGCCGGAGTTGCTCTTGGCGCGGGTTATCATATGAATATTGGAAACGGATTGAATTTTACTGTTCAATATTACTACGGATTGGTTCCTGTAATGAAAGGCGACGGTCCAAATGTTTACAACAGATCTTTGTACATTACAGCAGGAATCCCGATTGGAAAAGGAAAAGCGGCACAAAGAAGAGCAGATAAAGAAGCTGAACTCAACAAAGTTATTCTTCCTTCAGACGAAGCGCCTCAGCCTAAAAAGTAA
- a CDS encoding chemotaxis protein CheB has protein sequence MEESKIISGCKVVIIGGSAGSLNALMQILPELYKLNDFAIVIVVHRKSTDDQTLEDLIALKAKVAVKPVEDKVPLLPGFIYIAPSNYHLLFENNETLSLDTSEKVNYSRPSIDVSFESAAEVYKETLVGILLSGSNADGTYGLKRIKASGGTIVVQNPLAADMPFMPNNAIEKSAPDFILNNEELLAFITSINT, from the coding sequence ATGGAGGAAAGTAAAATAATATCAGGCTGTAAAGTTGTAATAATAGGCGGTTCTGCAGGAAGTTTGAATGCTTTAATGCAAATTTTGCCGGAATTGTATAAACTAAATGATTTTGCGATTGTAATCGTAGTCCACAGAAAAAGTACTGACGATCAAACATTAGAAGATCTAATCGCTTTAAAAGCAAAAGTTGCCGTAAAACCTGTTGAAGATAAAGTGCCGCTTTTACCCGGATTTATTTATATCGCGCCCTCAAATTATCATTTATTATTCGAAAATAACGAAACACTTTCTCTCGATACTTCAGAGAAAGTAAACTATAGTCGACCAAGTATAGATGTTTCGTTTGAATCTGCTGCAGAAGTTTATAAAGAAACTTTAGTTGGAATTTTATTATCAGGTTCAAACGCAGACGGAACTTATGGTTTAAAAAGAATTAAAGCTTCGGGAGGAACTATTGTAGTTCAGAATCCTCTTGCTGCAGATATGCCTTTTATGCCCAATAATGCAATCGAAAAATCCGCTCCTGATTTTATTTTAAATAATGAAGAATTATTAGCATTTATAACTTCAATAAATACTTAA